From a region of the Pseudanabaena sp. ABRG5-3 genome:
- the crtE gene encoding geranylgeranyl diphosphate synthase CrtE gives MPSQTVAFNLDKYLRDLKQEVEAALDASIAVTYPEKIYESMRYSLMAGGKRLRPILCLAACELLGGDRAWAMPTACAMEMVHTMSLIHDDLPSMDNDDFRRGKPTNHKVYGDDIAILAGDALLAYAFEFIAAQTKNVPAERVLKAIAHLGHAVAATGLVGGQVVDLECEGKQDVTADTLTFIHLHKTAALLESCVICGALLAGANDTDIKRLSTYSNNIGLAFQIIDDILDITATSEELGKTAGKDLAAQKVTYPSLWGIEVSQQKAQELVEQAKAQLVSYGDAALPLMALADYITARKN, from the coding sequence ATGCCATCACAAACCGTCGCATTCAATTTAGATAAGTATTTACGCGATCTCAAGCAGGAGGTTGAGGCAGCTCTTGATGCTTCGATCGCTGTTACCTATCCCGAAAAAATTTATGAGTCCATGCGCTACTCGCTGATGGCTGGTGGCAAGCGTTTACGACCAATCCTCTGTCTTGCTGCCTGTGAATTGCTCGGTGGTGATCGCGCTTGGGCCATGCCCACGGCCTGCGCGATGGAGATGGTGCATACTATGTCTTTAATCCATGACGATTTACCATCGATGGACAATGATGATTTTCGGCGCGGCAAACCAACCAATCACAAGGTTTATGGTGATGATATTGCAATTTTGGCGGGGGATGCCTTACTTGCCTATGCCTTTGAATTTATCGCGGCTCAAACCAAAAACGTACCTGCGGAGCGAGTTTTAAAAGCGATCGCCCATCTTGGTCATGCGGTGGCGGCGACGGGTTTGGTTGGCGGTCAGGTGGTTGACTTAGAATGTGAAGGTAAGCAGGATGTGACTGCGGACACACTCACATTTATTCATTTACATAAAACGGCGGCTCTATTAGAGTCCTGTGTCATCTGTGGAGCATTGCTAGCAGGTGCAAATGATACCGACATTAAGCGTTTATCCACTTATTCTAATAATATCGGTTTAGCTTTTCAAATCATTGATGACATCTTAGATATCACTGCTACTTCTGAAGAGCTTGGCAAAACTGCTGGTAAAGATCTCGCTGCTCAAAAGGTTACTTACCCTAGCCTATGGGGAATTGAGGTTTCTCAGCAAAAAGCTCAGGAATTGGTAGAACAAGCAAAAGCTCAACTGGTAAGTTATGGTGATGCGGCTTTACCTCTTATGGCACTTGCTGATTACATCACTGCTCGGAAAAACTAG
- the folD gene encoding bifunctional methylenetetrahydrofolate dehydrogenase/methenyltetrahydrofolate cyclohydrolase FolD: MAVIIDGKALAKKMQSAIAEEVAQLQTKYGRPPGLAVLMVGDNPASAAYVKNKETACHKAGIASFGKHFPASVTQQELAQVIDELNADDRVDGILIQLPLPDKFDAIALLNRLDPDKDADGLHPNNLGKLARGEAGLRSCTPAGVMELLAEAKIDISGKNAVVIGRSILVGKPVALMLLEENATVTITHSRTKNLAEITRKADILIAAIGRPEFVTAEMVKPDAVVIDVGINRITDYEGKSRLVGDVDYASVSEVASHITPVPGGVGPMTVTMLLHNTVWSYKQKFTKS; encoded by the coding sequence ATGGCAGTAATTATTGACGGCAAGGCACTTGCTAAGAAAATGCAAAGCGCGATCGCAGAGGAGGTCGCACAATTACAAACAAAGTATGGTCGTCCTCCGGGGTTAGCTGTGCTGATGGTTGGTGACAATCCTGCCAGTGCCGCCTATGTCAAAAATAAAGAAACTGCCTGTCACAAAGCGGGGATCGCATCTTTTGGTAAGCATTTCCCTGCAAGTGTTACCCAGCAAGAATTAGCGCAAGTAATTGATGAACTCAATGCCGACGATCGCGTTGATGGCATTTTGATTCAATTACCTTTACCCGACAAATTTGATGCGATCGCCCTGTTAAATCGCCTTGATCCTGACAAAGATGCCGATGGCTTGCACCCCAATAATCTAGGTAAACTGGCGCGAGGTGAAGCAGGTCTACGGAGTTGCACACCTGCGGGAGTGATGGAGCTATTAGCCGAAGCCAAAATTGATATTTCTGGTAAAAATGCCGTGGTGATCGGGCGTAGCATTCTTGTGGGTAAGCCCGTCGCATTAATGCTACTCGAAGAAAATGCCACAGTGACGATCACCCATTCCCGTACTAAGAATCTTGCCGAAATTACCCGCAAAGCTGATATTTTAATTGCAGCGATCGGTAGACCTGAATTCGTGACCGCCGAGATGGTGAAGCCTGATGCTGTGGTCATCGATGTGGGCATTAACCGCATCACTGACTATGAAGGCAAATCCCGCTTAGTTGGCGATGTGGACTATGCCAGTGTCAGTGAAGTTGCCTCCCACATTACCCCTGTCCCGGGGGGAGTTGGTCCAATGACCGTAACCATGCTCCTACACAACACTGTATGGAGCTACAAGCAAAAATTCACTAAATCTTAG
- a CDS encoding urease accessory protein UreF: protein MIINPDALQILRLLQITSPALPVGAYSYSEGIEYLCNSGVIQTELDLCNWLKREMHFGFITNEAAIALRAHQAMLNNDLVALNYWNSWLSATRETEEVRLASWQMGQSLMKLWVQLDDEQLRRSQSINQILPTAKDNSEGQGCNYAIAFGIVAANLEIDASNTVLGYIHSWVSNLVSAAVRSVPFGQTTGQQIIFRLNADILQSSQLALDRLDSELEWCGWGASLASANHETQYSRLFRS, encoded by the coding sequence ATGATCATTAATCCCGATGCTTTGCAAATATTGCGACTCTTGCAAATTACGAGTCCCGCTTTGCCTGTGGGAGCCTACAGCTATTCAGAAGGAATTGAGTACCTGTGCAATTCGGGAGTGATTCAAACCGAGTTAGATCTCTGTAATTGGTTAAAGAGAGAGATGCACTTTGGATTTATCACTAACGAAGCAGCGATCGCTCTCCGCGCCCATCAAGCAATGCTCAATAACGATCTAGTTGCCCTTAACTATTGGAATAGTTGGCTGTCAGCGACAAGAGAAACCGAAGAAGTACGTCTCGCTAGTTGGCAAATGGGGCAGTCATTGATGAAACTCTGGGTGCAGCTTGATGATGAGCAATTAAGGCGATCGCAATCAATAAATCAGATTTTGCCAACCGCTAAAGATAATTCCGAAGGACAGGGTTGTAACTATGCGATCGCCTTTGGCATCGTCGCCGCTAATTTAGAAATTGATGCAAGTAATACAGTCCTTGGCTACATCCATAGCTGGGTATCGAATTTAGTTAGTGCGGCTGTGCGATCGGTTCCCTTTGGACAAACCACAGGACAGCAGATTATCTTTCGACTCAATGCCGATATTTTGCAAAGTTCACAATTAGCATTAGATCGTCTAGATAGTGAGTTGGAATGGTGCGGCTGGGGAGCAAGTTTAGCTAGTGCCAATCATGAAACACAATATTCACGACTATTTCGTAGCTAA
- the ureE gene encoding urease accessory protein UreE, with translation MHILTQRLSSQAKQLFNAESLLTLSLIAEDRTRSRHRFTTVEGEEVNLQLPRGTVLKEGDFLADEHGQAIAKVVAKPEPVVTVTTHHPLDFLRAAYHLGNRHIALEITESYLRLSPDPVLEDMVRKMGLNVIEEIQPFQPETGAYHHHHDH, from the coding sequence ATGCACATTCTCACACAACGTTTATCTTCACAGGCAAAACAACTATTCAATGCAGAATCTTTACTTACATTATCTCTAATTGCGGAAGATAGAACCCGTAGTCGTCATCGCTTTACCACAGTGGAAGGAGAAGAGGTGAATTTACAACTTCCTAGAGGAACTGTATTAAAGGAAGGAGATTTTCTTGCAGATGAACATGGTCAGGCGATCGCTAAAGTTGTCGCTAAACCAGAACCTGTTGTCACTGTCACGACTCACCACCCTCTTGATTTTCTGCGCGCAGCCTATCATTTGGGTAATCGCCACATAGCCTTAGAAATTACTGAAAGCTATTTGCGCCTATCCCCCGATCCTGTTCTCGAAGATATGGTTCGCAAAATGGGATTGAATGTAATCGAAGAAATTCAGCCATTCCAACCTGAAACTGGCGCTTACCATCATCACCATGATCATTAA
- the ureG gene encoding urease accessory protein UreG — protein sequence MSPFRVGVAGPVGSGKTALVDSLCKSMRSHFQIAVVTNDIYTQEDAQFLVRSEALDRDRIVGVETGGCPHTAIREDASMNLAAIEQLELRFTDLDLIFVESGGDNLASTFSPELVDLTLYVIDVAAGDKIPRKGGPGITKSDLLVINKIDLAPYVGADLGVMERDALKMRGDKPFVFSNLKNQEGLDRITDFIIKRM from the coding sequence ATGTCACCATTTCGTGTTGGAGTTGCTGGTCCCGTCGGTTCTGGAAAGACTGCCCTCGTCGATTCGCTTTGTAAATCTATGCGATCGCATTTTCAAATTGCTGTCGTTACCAATGATATTTATACTCAAGAGGACGCACAGTTCCTTGTCCGCAGTGAAGCACTAGATCGCGATCGCATTGTTGGTGTAGAGACGGGAGGCTGTCCCCATACCGCCATTCGCGAAGATGCCTCCATGAACTTAGCAGCGATCGAGCAATTAGAACTTCGCTTTACTGATTTAGATTTAATCTTTGTCGAAAGTGGTGGTGATAATCTTGCCTCTACCTTCAGTCCTGAATTGGTTGATTTAACTCTCTATGTGATTGATGTTGCCGCAGGTGACAAGATTCCACGCAAGGGGGGACCAGGAATCACAAAATCCGATTTATTAGTGATTAATAAAATTGATTTAGCTCCTTATGTTGGTGCAGATTTAGGAGTAATGGAACGGGATGCGCTGAAAATGCGTGGGGACAAACCTTTTGTCTTTAGCAACCTTAAGAATCAAGAAGGTTTAGACCGTATAACTGATTTCATTATCAAAAGAATGTGA
- the urtA gene encoding urea ABC transporter substrate-binding protein: protein MSKKINRRKFIVYGSAALGVSSLIKACTPATPTATTTTAATTAASPTATTTAAAKGGTIKVGILHSLSGTMAISEKSLVDATQLAIEEINKAGGVLGKQIEAIVEDGNSDWPTFAEKAKKLIDQDKVVVVFGCWTSASRKAVLPVFESKDHLLFYPVQYEGQECSKNIFYTGAAPNQQIEPSVEWLLKNKGKEFFLVGSDYVFPRTANTIIKAQLEALGGKVVGEDYLPLGNSEVTPIITKIKQALPNGGVIYNSLNGDSNVAFFKQMQGAGLTADKYPSMSVSIAEEEVKAIGPEFLKGHYAAWNYFMTVDNPVNKKFVEAFKAKYGADRVTNDPMEAGYIAVNIWKQAVEKAGKAEDLEAVRMAALGQTFDAPEGKVTMENSHHLSKFVRIGEVTPDGQFKVVYETKSAVAPLPWNQFVAETKGYACDYSDKSKGGKFKKA, encoded by the coding sequence ATGAGTAAGAAAATTAATCGTCGTAAGTTTATCGTTTATGGGTCTGCGGCCCTTGGTGTTAGTAGTTTAATCAAAGCCTGTACTCCAGCTACTCCCACAGCAACTACAACGACTGCGGCAACTACCGCTGCTTCACCTACGGCTACAACTACCGCCGCAGCTAAGGGTGGAACCATCAAGGTTGGTATCTTGCACTCCCTTAGTGGCACAATGGCGATTAGTGAGAAGAGCCTAGTTGATGCAACCCAACTTGCGATCGAAGAAATCAATAAGGCTGGAGGTGTGCTTGGTAAGCAAATCGAAGCGATCGTGGAAGATGGCAACTCTGACTGGCCGACATTTGCAGAAAAAGCCAAGAAATTAATCGATCAAGACAAGGTTGTGGTCGTATTTGGTTGCTGGACTTCTGCTAGCCGTAAAGCAGTACTTCCAGTATTTGAATCCAAGGATCATCTACTCTTCTATCCTGTTCAGTATGAAGGTCAAGAATGTTCTAAGAATATCTTCTACACTGGAGCCGCACCTAACCAACAGATCGAGCCTTCCGTAGAATGGCTCCTCAAGAACAAGGGCAAAGAGTTCTTCCTCGTTGGCTCTGACTATGTATTCCCTCGTACCGCCAATACCATCATCAAAGCACAATTGGAAGCTTTGGGTGGTAAGGTCGTTGGTGAAGACTATCTACCCTTGGGCAATTCCGAAGTTACCCCAATCATCACCAAGATTAAACAAGCTCTTCCTAATGGCGGCGTAATCTACAACTCCCTCAATGGTGATAGTAACGTTGCGTTCTTCAAACAAATGCAAGGTGCTGGTTTAACCGCTGACAAATATCCTTCCATGTCCGTTAGTATCGCTGAAGAAGAAGTTAAAGCGATCGGTCCTGAATTCCTCAAGGGTCACTATGCGGCATGGAACTACTTCATGACCGTTGATAACCCCGTTAACAAGAAGTTTGTCGAGGCTTTCAAGGCTAAGTATGGTGCAGATCGTGTAACCAATGACCCTATGGAAGCTGGATACATCGCTGTAAACATTTGGAAACAAGCAGTTGAGAAAGCTGGTAAGGCTGAAGATCTCGAAGCTGTGAGAATGGCTGCTCTCGGTCAAACCTTCGATGCTCCTGAAGGCAAGGTGACTATGGAAAATAGCCATCACTTGTCTAAGTTTGTCCGTATTGGTGAAGTTACACCAGATGGTCAGTTCAAGGTGGTTTATGAAACCAAGTCCGCAGTTGCGCCATTACCTTGGAACCAGTTCGTAGCTGAGACTAAGGGCTATGCTTGCGATTACTCTGATAAGTCGAAGGGTGGCAAGTTCAAGAAGGCTTAG
- a CDS encoding ABC transporter permease subunit yields the protein MNENLLRLLEGVFNGISTGSVLLLAALGLAIVFGLMGVINMAHGELMMLGAYTTFVVQNGFKKLGEPWTDFYVFAALIAAFLVTAGIGFLLEKGVIRYLYGRPLETLLATWGVSLILQQFVRSVNWVIIAAILVFSLLYFGAVWILQKRPNWEAIRNWAIAILLPLSLAISGAVAVFLGQTYKMAVTQPWFGAQNVDVTAPKWLRGGIAIGSLQLPYVRLFIIVLTIACVVGIYLFLEKSPWGLRIRAVTQNRQMSSCLGIPTKTVDALTFSLGSGLAGIAGCAVSFLGSVGPNTGQNYIVDTFMVVVVGGVGKLVGSIAAAMAIGITSYLFGSQTFVTLFGAQSPVAGFFTFFGTTSMAKVLLFLMIVAFLQYKPAGMFPQKGRSVEL from the coding sequence ATGAATGAAAATCTTCTCCGACTTCTAGAGGGAGTATTTAATGGTATCAGTACGGGTTCGGTACTATTATTGGCTGCATTAGGACTGGCGATCGTCTTTGGACTGATGGGCGTAATTAATATGGCTCACGGCGAATTGATGATGCTAGGAGCTTATACAACCTTCGTGGTACAGAATGGCTTCAAAAAGTTGGGAGAACCTTGGACAGACTTTTATGTTTTTGCAGCCCTGATTGCCGCTTTTCTAGTGACCGCAGGAATCGGATTTCTCTTGGAAAAGGGAGTAATTCGTTATCTCTATGGGCGACCCTTAGAAACACTTTTAGCAACTTGGGGCGTAAGCTTGATTTTGCAGCAATTTGTTCGCAGCGTAAATTGGGTGATTATTGCTGCCATATTGGTTTTTAGCCTGTTGTATTTTGGTGCTGTTTGGATTTTGCAAAAAAGACCGAATTGGGAAGCGATTCGGAATTGGGCGATCGCGATCCTCTTACCACTATCCCTCGCTATTTCGGGAGCCGTGGCAGTATTTCTAGGTCAGACTTACAAAATGGCAGTTACTCAACCTTGGTTTGGCGCTCAGAATGTGGACGTGACTGCGCCTAAGTGGTTAAGAGGCGGCATCGCGATTGGATCATTGCAATTACCCTATGTGCGCCTATTCATCATTGTTCTGACGATCGCTTGTGTGGTTGGCATCTATCTATTCCTAGAGAAGTCGCCTTGGGGTTTACGCATTCGAGCTGTTACTCAGAACCGTCAAATGAGTTCTTGTTTGGGTATTCCTACCAAAACTGTTGATGCCCTAACATTTTCTCTTGGCTCAGGATTAGCAGGAATTGCGGGATGTGCTGTAAGCTTCCTAGGCTCGGTGGGACCCAATACAGGACAAAACTACATCGTAGATACCTTTATGGTAGTGGTCGTTGGTGGTGTTGGTAAGTTAGTTGGTAGTATTGCCGCCGCCATGGCGATCGGGATTACGAGCTATCTCTTTGGTTCCCAAACCTTTGTTACTTTATTTGGCGCACAAAGTCCTGTTGCAGGATTTTTCACTTTCTTTGGGACTACGAGTATGGCAAAAGTGCTGTTGTTCCTGATGATTGTTGCTTTCTTGCAATATAAACCTGCGGGAATGTTTCCTCAAAAAGGTCGTTCAGTGGAGTTGTAA
- the urtC gene encoding urea ABC transporter permease subunit UrtC, whose product MSTTEDISTVPTPSTSKNPSKNKWRSLGIEIGVGLAIALLLIFVIPAIFTATGQAFRITMLGRFLALAIVALGIDLIWGYTGLLSLGHGVFFGLGGYALAMHLKLQFPPDATDKLPSFMPLYGITKLPALWEPFYSFEFTLLAIVLIPAIVGAILGYLVFRNRIRGVYFSILTQATTIIFFNFFNGQQQYINGTNGLTDFKTLFGYDINAPETQRVFYILTVVFLGLAYALCRWLTTGRFGRLLIALRDDENRARFSGYDPTGFKVLVFAISAVLAGIGGALFTPQTGIISPKSMDIGLSIEMVIWVAVGGRATLVGALIGAILVNFAKSLLSEQFPEIWLFFQGAMFLIVVMVLPDGLVGWFRTTGVLLFKRVFGGRPKVTYPSLELDPEVQNERQNLRD is encoded by the coding sequence ATGAGTACGACAGAAGATATTTCTACGGTTCCGACTCCATCTACATCGAAAAATCCATCAAAGAACAAGTGGCGATCGCTTGGGATTGAAATTGGTGTCGGCTTAGCGATCGCTCTATTATTAATTTTCGTAATTCCTGCAATTTTCACTGCCACAGGACAAGCATTTAGAATCACGATGTTAGGGCGATTTTTGGCTTTAGCGATCGTCGCTCTAGGGATTGACTTGATTTGGGGCTATACAGGACTTCTTAGCTTAGGACATGGTGTATTTTTTGGATTGGGTGGTTATGCCCTCGCCATGCACTTAAAGCTGCAATTTCCTCCCGATGCCACAGATAAGTTGCCTTCCTTCATGCCTCTCTATGGCATTACGAAATTACCTGCATTGTGGGAGCCGTTTTACTCCTTTGAATTTACGTTGTTAGCGATCGTCCTGATTCCTGCGATCGTTGGTGCAATCTTAGGATATTTAGTCTTTAGAAATCGCATTCGTGGCGTATATTTCTCGATTCTGACCCAAGCAACGACGATTATTTTCTTCAACTTCTTCAACGGTCAGCAGCAATATATCAATGGAACCAATGGACTTACGGACTTTAAAACTCTGTTTGGTTATGATATCAATGCTCCTGAAACTCAAAGAGTTTTCTATATTCTTACCGTTGTCTTTCTTGGTTTAGCCTATGCCCTTTGTCGTTGGCTTACCACTGGTAGATTTGGCAGACTATTAATAGCACTGAGAGACGATGAGAATCGGGCAAGATTTTCTGGCTACGATCCTACGGGTTTTAAAGTTCTCGTTTTTGCGATATCCGCAGTTTTAGCTGGTATTGGCGGCGCTCTCTTCACTCCGCAAACAGGTATCATTTCACCAAAATCAATGGATATTGGTTTATCAATTGAAATGGTAATTTGGGTTGCAGTTGGTGGTCGTGCCACTTTGGTTGGAGCATTAATTGGCGCGATTTTGGTCAATTTTGCTAAGAGTTTGCTCAGTGAACAGTTTCCCGAAATTTGGCTTTTCTTTCAGGGCGCAATGTTCTTGATTGTGGTGATGGTACTGCCCGATGGTTTAGTCGGCTGGTTCCGTACAACTGGTGTATTGCTATTTAAGAGAGTCTTTGGTGGTAGACCGAAGGTTACATATCCCAGTCTTGAGTTAGATCCAGAGGTACAAAATGAGCGGCAGAATCTTAGAGATTGA
- the urtD gene encoding urea ABC transporter ATP-binding protein UrtD: MSGRILEIENVTVSFDGFKAINNLNFDMEQGELRVIIGPNGAGKTTFLDVITGKTKPTEGQVRFKGRNTRSLSEHKIARMGVGRKFQTPRVYLNLTPRENLELASNPNKNVFSTLFKPPSVVEKQKVNDLLKVIGLMNKSEMKAEFLSHGEKQWLEIGMLIAQSPDLLLVDEPVAGLTDEETEKTGELLMSLAESHSIIVIEHDMEFVRQIARKVTVLHQGSVLCEGNFEEVQNDPRVIEVYLGHQEEEE; this comes from the coding sequence ATGAGCGGCAGAATCTTAGAGATTGAAAATGTTACGGTAAGCTTCGATGGGTTTAAGGCAATTAACAACTTAAACTTTGATATGGAGCAGGGTGAATTACGAGTAATTATTGGTCCTAATGGTGCGGGTAAAACCACATTCTTAGATGTGATTACTGGTAAGACTAAACCCACTGAAGGACAGGTGCGATTTAAAGGGAGAAATACGCGATCGCTATCTGAGCATAAAATTGCCAGAATGGGTGTAGGTCGTAAGTTCCAAACTCCTCGTGTATACCTCAATCTCACTCCCAGAGAAAACTTAGAGTTAGCGAGCAATCCTAATAAAAATGTTTTTTCTACCCTGTTTAAGCCACCATCGGTAGTCGAAAAGCAGAAAGTGAATGACTTGTTAAAGGTCATTGGACTGATGAACAAGTCGGAAATGAAAGCAGAGTTTCTCTCGCATGGCGAAAAGCAATGGTTAGAAATTGGGATGTTAATTGCTCAATCTCCAGATCTATTGCTAGTAGATGAACCTGTAGCAGGCTTGACGGATGAGGAAACCGAAAAAACAGGCGAACTGCTGATGTCCCTAGCAGAATCCCATTCCATTATCGTTATTGAGCATGATATGGAGTTTGTGCGTCAGATTGCCCGTAAGGTGACGGTTTTACATCAAGGTAGCGTTCTTTGTGAAGGCAACTTTGAAGAAGTGCAGAATGATCCAAGAGTAATCGAAGTTTATTTGGGACATCAGGAAGAGGAAGAATAA
- the urtE gene encoding urea ABC transporter ATP-binding subunit UrtE, whose product MEDTYDPILRINNLNVYYGESHILRNVDMGVASGKMVCLIGRNGVGKTTLLKTIMGLLKPRQGDVSFFGKDITQFTPDQRARMGVGYVPQGREVMPRMTVRENLLLGLESRPVSPAVRNNLLDMVYELFPVLKSMLNRMGGDLSGGQQQQLAIARALMGQPRLLILDEPTEGIQPSIILEIESAVKHIVATTGISILLVEQHLHFVRQADWYYAMQKGGIVASGKTAELSNEVIQKFLAV is encoded by the coding sequence ATGGAAGACACTTACGATCCGATTTTACGAATTAATAATCTTAATGTTTATTATGGTGAAAGCCACATTCTTCGCAATGTTGATATGGGTGTGGCTTCTGGCAAAATGGTCTGTCTAATTGGACGCAATGGAGTCGGTAAAACAACTCTGTTAAAAACAATTATGGGTTTACTAAAGCCAAGACAGGGAGATGTTTCTTTTTTTGGCAAAGATATCACCCAATTTACTCCCGATCAACGCGCCAGAATGGGAGTAGGCTATGTGCCTCAAGGTCGCGAAGTAATGCCCCGCATGACTGTGAGAGAAAATCTCTTACTCGGTTTAGAATCTCGTCCTGTTTCTCCTGCGGTTCGCAATAATCTCTTGGATATGGTCTATGAGCTATTTCCTGTATTAAAATCGATGCTCAATCGGATGGGTGGCGACCTTAGCGGTGGTCAACAACAACAATTAGCGATCGCAAGAGCTTTGATGGGACAACCCAGATTATTAATTCTTGATGAACCAACGGAAGGAATTCAGCCATCGATTATTTTAGAGATTGAATCGGCGGTTAAGCATATTGTGGCAACTACAGGAATTTCGATCTTGTTAGTGGAGCAGCATTTGCACTTTGTGCGCCAAGCTGATTGGTATTACGCCATGCAAAAAGGCGGTATTGTCGCTTCTGGTAAAACAGCAGAGCTAAGTAACGAAGTAATTCAAAAATTCCTAGCAGTTTAG
- a CDS encoding DUF29 domain-containing protein, whose amino-acid sequence MTQTYLETQDIHESAIANSSLNSLSNLYECDFNLWVEATAQLLREGRLTELDVVNLLDEVESMGNSDKHALSSDLVVVLLHLLKWQYQPNKRTRSWEKSIAEHRRRIRKIFKSSPSLKNYFKQTFDECYLDARKQAKIETRLPLAHFPEICPFTSEQVLDEDFLPE is encoded by the coding sequence ATGACTCAGACTTACTTAGAGACACAGGATATCCACGAATCGGCGATCGCTAATAGTTCCCTTAATTCACTGAGCAATCTCTATGAATGTGACTTTAATCTATGGGTTGAAGCAACAGCCCAACTTTTGCGTGAGGGGAGATTAACGGAACTGGATGTGGTGAATTTACTAGATGAAGTGGAGTCGATGGGGAATAGTGATAAACATGCTTTAAGTAGTGATTTGGTCGTGGTTTTACTACATTTGCTTAAGTGGCAATATCAACCAAACAAACGAACAAGAAGTTGGGAAAAAAGTATCGCCGAACATCGTCGTCGGATTCGGAAGATTTTTAAGAGTAGTCCTAGTCTAAAGAACTATTTTAAACAAACCTTTGATGAATGTTATCTAGATGCAAGAAAGCAAGCAAAAATTGAAACAAGATTACCGTTAGCTCATTTCCCTGAGATCTGCCCCTTTACTTCTGAGCAAGTGCTTGATGAAGATTTTTTGCCAGAATAG
- a CDS encoding tetratricopeptide repeat protein, whose product MLQIMDNPHNSNYYFILYQKGLALADTNNYEDAIDCFDKAIKHKPDFFDAWCSRAYLEKEEGDWEISLQNYNKALEIDPSSAEIWFERAELISFMEGDDEYKQTKEDLIAAYDDLIKNCVPDDCYYPMAIYLRSGELYLIGKYEESLESYNLVLKVDPNNENAWEGKGDVLKKLGRFNESELCYEVKNKILKETEEQCVMLLRKLGRYDLIASDWQTLIEKQISPLPKIHFSTTDIDHNQIIYVLAKIALAIGLQVHIGKQEQSTGKWNGESFRDLSLPNLPIDKPLTEWERGKIQQIDIIWFESENPVYAFEVEKSTPITTRIDRFMELLSVFPNIAKKIGIIIPAKRLSKMNKILKYSRYIGHPLYMENKLMYSFSDRIAKMYQDLSSEKTLELEKVLQVVSSYFVSPLL is encoded by the coding sequence ATGTTGCAAATTATGGACAACCCTCACAACTCAAATTATTATTTCATCTTGTATCAAAAAGGGTTAGCACTTGCAGATACTAATAACTATGAGGATGCTATAGATTGTTTTGATAAAGCAATCAAACATAAACCAGATTTTTTTGATGCTTGGTGTAGTCGAGCCTATTTAGAAAAAGAAGAAGGAGATTGGGAGATATCTCTTCAGAACTATAACAAGGCTTTAGAAATTGATCCAAGTAGTGCTGAAATATGGTTTGAGAGAGCAGAGTTGATCTCTTTCATGGAAGGTGATGATGAATACAAACAGACTAAAGAAGATCTCATAGCTGCATATGATGACTTAATAAAAAATTGTGTTCCTGATGATTGCTATTATCCAATGGCAATATATCTCAGATCAGGAGAACTTTACTTGATTGGAAAATATGAAGAATCTCTTGAAAGCTACAACCTTGTACTTAAGGTTGATCCAAATAATGAAAATGCTTGGGAAGGGAAAGGAGATGTTCTTAAGAAATTAGGCAGATTTAATGAATCAGAACTTTGCTATGAAGTAAAGAATAAAATTCTGAAAGAAACTGAAGAGCAATGCGTTATGCTACTCCGTAAACTTGGACGTTATGACTTAATTGCTAGTGATTGGCAAACTTTAATTGAAAAGCAAATCTCGCCTTTGCCTAAAATTCATTTTTCTACCACTGATATTGATCATAATCAGATCATTTACGTCTTGGCGAAAATTGCTTTAGCTATTGGATTACAGGTGCATATTGGCAAACAAGAACAAAGTACAGGTAAATGGAATGGAGAAAGTTTTCGTGATTTATCCTTGCCTAACCTGCCAATTGACAAACCTTTGACAGAATGGGAAAGGGGGAAAATCCAACAAATAGATATCATATGGTTTGAGTCGGAGAATCCTGTATATGCGTTTGAAGTTGAAAAGAGTACTCCAATCACTACAAGAATTGATCGTTTTATGGAACTCCTCTCTGTCTTTCCTAATATAGCAAAAAAGATTGGGATAATTATTCCAGCAAAAAGATTGAGTAAGATGAACAAAATACTGAAATATTCTCGCTATATAGGTCATCCTTTATACATGGAAAATAAACTGATGTATTCTTTTAGTGATCGCATTGCAAAAATGTATCAAGACTTATCTAGCGAAAAAACTCTTGAATTAGAAAAAGTTTTGCAAGTCGTGTCAAGCTATTTTGTCAGTCCATTGTTATAG